A single Spiroplasma floricola 23-6 DNA region contains:
- the rsmB gene encoding 16S rRNA (cytosine(967)-C(5))-methyltransferase RsmB produces MNSRKEALNILFEVFKNNKFSNKLLNNLIKKEAMSKKDIAFIFKLVYGTIQYKIYLEYVVNKVINPNKTDYKIQILLWMNLYQIKFLESKPYYVINESVEIAKTIKENFSGFVNKVSKKLLDKELWKVDIKNKQNIFPLENGFPFWLFKKIESDYSREEAKEFILHSNKESRISLRLNTLKISLKDFEEQYLDKYNLEKSQLIDYFYISDSNIINEDIFKNGYVTVQDQVSGFASFILNPKENSRVLDMCSAPGGKLTHLAQIMNNTGTIDAYELQKNKIRLIEENILRLGVKNVNLSCKNALDIKEEVYDYILLDAPCSGYGVIRQKPEIKLKKYSNEENSNLIQLQSDLLEKAYKCLIKNSELVYSTCTINKNENENQIDIFLKKHKDMKKIYEKVFFGTEYDNDGFYICKMKKH; encoded by the coding sequence ATGAATTCAAGAAAAGAAGCATTAAATATTTTATTTGAGGTATTTAAAAATAATAAATTTTCAAATAAATTGCTTAATAATCTTATAAAAAAAGAAGCTATGTCAAAAAAAGACATAGCCTTTATTTTTAAATTAGTCTATGGAACTATTCAATACAAAATTTATTTGGAATATGTAGTTAATAAAGTCATTAATCCTAATAAAACTGACTATAAAATACAGATTCTTTTATGAATGAATTTGTATCAAATAAAATTTTTAGAATCAAAACCCTATTATGTAATAAATGAATCTGTAGAAATTGCAAAAACAATTAAAGAAAATTTTTCAGGTTTTGTTAATAAAGTATCAAAAAAACTACTTGACAAAGAATTATGAAAAGTAGATATAAAAAATAAGCAAAATATTTTTCCCTTGGAGAATGGCTTTCCCTTTTGATTATTTAAAAAAATTGAAAGTGACTATTCAAGAGAAGAGGCAAAAGAATTTATTTTACATTCTAATAAAGAAAGTAGAATTAGTTTAAGATTAAATACTTTGAAGATATCTCTTAAAGATTTTGAAGAACAATATTTGGATAAATATAATTTAGAAAAATCACAATTAATTGATTATTTTTACATATCAGATTCAAATATTATAAATGAAGATATTTTTAAAAATGGATATGTAACTGTTCAAGATCAAGTAAGTGGATTTGCATCTTTTATATTAAATCCCAAAGAAAATTCAAGAGTGCTAGATATGTGTTCAGCACCTGGAGGCAAATTGACTCATTTAGCACAAATTATGAATAATACTGGAACTATAGATGCTTATGAACTTCAAAAAAATAAAATTAGATTAATTGAAGAAAACATTTTAAGACTAGGAGTTAAAAATGTAAATCTAAGTTGTAAAAATGCACTTGATATAAAAGAAGAAGTATATGATTATATTTTATTAGATGCTCCATGCTCTGGATATGGTGTTATAAGACAGAAACCAGAAATAAAACTAAAGAAATATTCAAATGAGGAGAATTCAAACTTAATTCAATTGCAATCTGATCTTTTAGAAAAAGCTTATAAATGTCTAATTAAAAACTCTGAATTAGTTTATTCTACTTGTACAATAAATAAAAATGAAAATGAAAATCAAATTGATATTTTTTTAAAAAAACACAAGGATATGAAAAAAATCTATGAAAAAGTTTTTTTTGGAACTGAGTATGACAATGATGGTTTTTATATATGCAAAATGAAAAAACATTAG
- the gmk gene encoding guanylate kinase: MNKQGKIIILSGPSGVGKGTINKELAQDKSLNLVQSISMTTRSPRPGEIDGVNYFFVDRDTFKDAIQHDELIEYAEFINNYYGTPRKTVYEKIAKGENVILEIEVIGATQVLNKEKPENLVSIFLMPPSLKSLEQRLRKRGTESEEIIKQRLDKALLEIPLKHKYQYVIEIDSVENAVAKVKEVLTKENCLSIDYSESIYFKLKEEVLKIVSEQYEYFVNNWKENVQKVGGQEIKENFDFKNYLVELLTDKTYAHVLANEELDILNSSDFINTIVEHFMIDVNFFSIEQEQFKK, translated from the coding sequence ATGAATAAACAAGGAAAAATTATTATTTTGTCTGGACCTTCAGGAGTTGGTAAAGGAACAATTAATAAGGAATTAGCACAAGATAAATCATTAAACCTAGTGCAATCAATTTCAATGACAACTCGTTCTCCAAGACCAGGAGAAATAGATGGAGTTAACTATTTTTTTGTAGATAGAGATACTTTTAAAGATGCAATTCAACATGATGAATTAATTGAATATGCAGAATTTATAAATAATTATTATGGTACTCCAAGAAAAACAGTATATGAAAAAATAGCTAAAGGTGAAAATGTCATCTTAGAAATTGAAGTAATAGGTGCAACTCAGGTTCTTAATAAGGAAAAACCTGAAAATCTAGTATCAATATTTTTAATGCCACCAAGTTTAAAATCTTTGGAACAAAGATTAAGAAAACGTGGTACAGAATCAGAAGAAATTATTAAACAAAGATTAGATAAAGCACTTTTAGAGATTCCTTTAAAACATAAATATCAATATGTAATTGAAATTGATAGTGTTGAAAATGCAGTTGCAAAAGTTAAAGAAGTTTTAACAAAAGAAAATTGTTTAAGTATAGATTATTCAGAAAGTATATATTTTAAATTGAAAGAAGAAGTTCTTAAAATTGTAAGTGAGCAGTATGAATATTTTGTTAATAATTGAAAAGAAAATGTTCAAAAAGTAGGCGGTCAAGAAATTAAAGAAAATTTTGATTTTAAAAATTATTTAGTTGAATTATTAACTGATAAAACTTATGCACATGTTTTAGCAAATGAGGAATTAGATATTCTTAATAGTTCTGATTTTATTAATACAATTGTTGAACACTTTATGATTGATGTTAACTTCTTTAGTATTGAACAAGAACAATTCAAAAAATAA
- the rsmD gene encoding 16S rRNA (guanine(966)-N(2))-methyltransferase RsmD, which translates to MYNIKAKEILKMKVISGRFRGRKLATLEGMNTRPTITRIKEDMFNVLNNYFIFENKVCLDLFAGSGALSLEALSRGISFAYVNDHHKPALEIIKQNFRGLESDEYQIFNLDYKKMLDYLVNLNKKIDLIFLDPPFAKIEYYYEFFKYIYEKEILSNYGILIIESEFELDVSKISNLNILKYKNFKNKHLYILRLEKEE; encoded by the coding sequence TTGTATAATATAAAAGCAAAGGAAATATTAAAAATGAAAGTTATAAGTGGTCGTTTTAGAGGAAGAAAATTAGCTACATTAGAAGGTATGAATACAAGACCTACAATTACAAGAATTAAAGAAGATATGTTTAATGTTTTAAATAACTACTTTATTTTTGAAAATAAAGTATGTTTGGATCTTTTTGCAGGAAGTGGAGCTTTGTCATTAGAGGCATTATCAAGAGGTATCTCTTTTGCTTATGTAAATGATCATCACAAACCTGCTTTAGAAATTATAAAACAGAATTTTAGAGGTTTAGAGAGTGATGAATATCAAATATTTAATCTGGATTATAAAAAAATGTTAGATTATTTAGTTAATTTAAATAAAAAAATTGATCTTATTTTTCTAGATCCTCCATTTGCAAAAATTGAGTATTATTATGAGTTTTTTAAATATATATATGAAAAAGAAATTCTAAGTAATTATGGTATATTAATAATAGAATCTGAATTCGAATTAGATGTTTCAAAAATTTCAAATCTTAATATTTTAAAATATAAAAACTTTAAAAATAAGCATTTATATATTTTGAGACTTGAAAAAGAGGAGTAA
- the def gene encoding peptide deformylase yields the protein MKLDLKKDLLQKEIPTNNWLWKDSQPEVIRNVSVNVELPLNKENELVMKKLIDFVRYSQDPELNKKENEDYLRPAVGLAAPQIGSNVNMFFARFEWDVETNDVEEFAMINAKIIAKSDQICCLSDGEGCLSVDTNHKGLVPRNYKIQVQGYDWLTNEEVDLTLRGYHAIVFQHELEHNNGQLYYDRINKEEPDFKDENWIII from the coding sequence ATGAAATTAGACTTAAAAAAAGATTTATTGCAAAAAGAAATTCCAACAAATAATTGACTTTGAAAAGATAGTCAACCTGAAGTTATTAGAAATGTTTCTGTTAATGTTGAACTTCCTTTAAATAAAGAAAATGAATTAGTTATGAAAAAACTAATTGACTTTGTAAGATACAGTCAAGATCCAGAATTAAATAAAAAAGAAAATGAAGATTACTTAAGACCCGCTGTTGGATTAGCAGCTCCTCAAATTGGTAGCAATGTAAACATGTTTTTTGCCAGATTTGAATGAGATGTTGAAACAAACGATGTAGAAGAATTTGCAATGATTAACGCAAAGATAATTGCAAAAAGTGATCAAATTTGTTGTTTAAGTGACGGAGAAGGATGTTTAAGTGTTGATACAAATCATAAAGGATTAGTTCCAAGAAATTATAAGATTCAAGTGCAAGGCTATGATTGATTGACCAATGAAGAAGTTGATTTAACTTTAAGAGGCTATCATGCAATTGTTTTTCAACATGAATTAGAGCACAATAATGGGCAACTTTATTACGATAGAATTAATAAAGAAGAACCAGACTTTAAAGATGAAAATTGAATAATTATATAA
- a CDS encoding ribonuclease J — MDDKKQESLQQTKSVVADLEKKIEIKKLKDNINPPKKKLPQAPFPTKVYALGGLEEVGKNTYCIEYNDEIIMIDAGVKFPDATQLGVSAVIPDFSYLVENNKKLKGLFITHGHEDHIGGIPYLLQQVEVPVIYAPALAAALIRDRLKEYKLQNKTVVKEYVENDVYATKNFTIQFAAVNHSIPDAFGIHIQTPNGAIFSTGDYKFDWTPLGHDANVQRLASWGNDGIELLMADSTNAEVEGYTIGERKVIQNIDTHFLKSKGRIIIASFASNVHRLQHIIELANKYGRRILVIGRSIERIIKIIRQMGHLNINDKMFIKANEIDNFPKNQIMILCTGSQGEPMAALSRISRMEHQTIKIIPGDTVIMSSSPIPGNRADVENVINKLTKIGANVIENSTENKIHTSGHASQEEQKLLFTLLKPRCFMPMHGEYRMLKIHGETATKVNVKPHNVFVVANGDQIELHNGASQVGKRVPAEAVFIDGKDMTGKASNVIRERNILSKDGLMAVIISIDSQANKLSAPPRIVSRGSFYVRDSGNVIAESINIVTNAVQEVLNSQKPTFGAIKNSIKESLSPFIFRYKRRNPLIIPVILNKKIEVK, encoded by the coding sequence ATGGATGACAAAAAACAAGAGTCTCTACAACAAACAAAAAGCGTAGTTGCGGATTTAGAAAAAAAAATAGAAATAAAAAAACTAAAAGATAATATAAATCCACCAAAGAAAAAATTACCACAAGCACCCTTTCCTACTAAAGTTTATGCTTTAGGTGGATTAGAAGAAGTTGGTAAAAATACTTATTGTATAGAATACAATGATGAAATCATAATGATAGATGCTGGAGTTAAATTTCCAGACGCTACACAATTAGGTGTTAGTGCTGTAATTCCTGATTTTAGTTATTTAGTTGAAAATAATAAAAAACTAAAAGGTTTATTTATAACACACGGTCATGAAGATCATATTGGTGGTATTCCATATCTACTTCAACAAGTAGAAGTTCCAGTAATTTACGCTCCAGCTTTAGCTGCTGCTTTAATTAGGGATAGATTAAAAGAATACAAACTACAAAATAAAACAGTTGTTAAAGAATACGTGGAAAATGACGTATATGCAACAAAAAATTTTACAATTCAATTTGCAGCAGTTAATCACTCAATACCCGATGCATTTGGAATTCACATACAAACACCTAATGGTGCAATCTTTTCAACAGGAGATTACAAATTTGACTGAACACCATTAGGTCATGACGCAAACGTTCAAAGGTTAGCATCATGAGGAAATGACGGAATTGAATTATTAATGGCTGATTCAACAAATGCTGAAGTTGAAGGTTATACAATTGGAGAAAGAAAAGTTATTCAAAATATTGATACACATTTTCTAAAGTCAAAAGGAAGAATTATTATTGCTTCTTTTGCATCAAATGTACACAGACTTCAACATATTATCGAATTGGCCAATAAGTATGGAAGAAGAATTCTTGTTATAGGTAGAAGTATTGAAAGAATTATAAAAATAATTAGACAAATGGGTCACTTAAATATCAATGATAAAATGTTTATTAAAGCAAATGAAATTGATAACTTTCCAAAAAATCAAATAATGATTTTATGTACTGGAAGTCAAGGAGAACCTATGGCAGCTCTTTCTAGAATATCTAGAATGGAGCATCAAACAATTAAAATAATTCCAGGAGATACTGTAATTATGTCTTCATCACCTATTCCAGGTAATAGAGCTGATGTTGAAAATGTAATTAATAAATTAACAAAAATTGGTGCTAATGTAATTGAAAACAGCACAGAAAATAAAATTCACACTTCTGGTCATGCCAGTCAAGAAGAACAAAAACTATTATTCACTTTATTAAAGCCAAGATGCTTCATGCCAATGCATGGTGAATATAGAATGTTAAAAATTCACGGTGAAACTGCAACAAAAGTTAATGTTAAACCACACAATGTATTTGTAGTTGCCAATGGAGATCAAATTGAACTACACAATGGAGCAAGTCAAGTTGGAAAAAGAGTTCCAGCAGAAGCTGTCTTTATTGATGGAAAAGATATGACAGGAAAAGCAAGTAATGTTATTAGAGAAAGAAACATATTGAGTAAAGATGGTCTAATGGCTGTAATTATTTCAATAGACTCTCAAGCAAATAAACTATCTGCTCCTCCTAGAATTGTTTCTAGAGGAAGCTTTTATGTAAGAGATAGTGGAAATGTAATTGCTGAATCAATTAACATTGTTACAAATGCAGTACAAGAAGTTCTTAACTCACAAAAACCTACTTTTGGAGCTATAAAGAACTCAATTAAGGAATCATTATCGCCTTTCATCTTTAGATATAAAAGAAGAAATCCGTTAATCATTCCAGTTATATTAAATAAAAAAATCGAGGTAAAGTAA
- a CDS encoding APC family permease, whose protein sequence is MKTKKEQLGLFSIIWIGFTFIAGITFTASFGEIVLASDGSGIGLHIIWLFVLEGSIAFMCAWAFAKLVRYHPQANGGGSQYVRTTFSKFWGLLMGFFNYSVIPVIGMALIVTMVRANFGPQDDVRFWLVGQNGAGDYGKFGSWGNLYLDLIAFALYMFAATIIFFGIKKYKYVGLIIGYMTWGITVLLMIFGLVAGFINLQTSNPFEVYTQTDLKISEFTKAFTTCFFAFGGIETFITTGKNIKNRSKNMPIAIIIIMIATTSFYIVFSLITMFAIGGKGFSSNPNTQFFGDNNFLKVFGPTLIIICTMLMRFNSSLQITMFGGSTLEPLSSQGYISPVFKKENKENVPVAGVFSTIILFVICATMFLFIPDIIEGVTKSPSPLNYATIASCASILLIAIYGTIIPTAIVQGIRKNVKVQIWEYIAWSITVLFLLFILGSYLWTSLLNPFTNPKGDKIGSPENVQALVSSVFQLVYVSGVIVWAVIQYFLYYKPKMAKMDPNSERAKEIAEYETLFRLLTAEEMQAIAFKEAKEDEEYRQYKAQLKEEKIRNKAVSK, encoded by the coding sequence ATGAAAACAAAAAAAGAACAACTAGGTTTATTTTCAATTATATGAATTGGATTTACCTTTATTGCTGGAATAACATTCACGGCAAGTTTTGGAGAAATAGTTCTTGCATCCGATGGATCAGGAATTGGTCTTCATATTATATGACTATTTGTTTTAGAAGGTTCTATAGCATTTATGTGTGCTTGAGCTTTTGCCAAATTAGTTAGATATCACCCACAAGCAAATGGTGGAGGAAGTCAATATGTTAGAACCACATTTAGTAAATTTTGAGGTTTATTAATGGGATTCTTCAACTATTCAGTTATTCCAGTTATTGGAATGGCTTTAATAGTTACAATGGTTAGAGCAAATTTCGGACCACAAGATGATGTAAGATTCTGATTAGTAGGACAAAATGGAGCTGGAGATTATGGTAAATTTGGATCATGAGGTAATTTATACTTAGATTTAATAGCTTTTGCTTTATACATGTTTGCAGCAACAATTATATTCTTTGGTATCAAAAAATATAAATACGTTGGATTAATTATTGGGTACATGACATGAGGAATTACAGTTTTATTAATGATATTTGGTTTAGTTGCTGGATTTATTAATCTTCAAACAAGTAATCCTTTTGAAGTATATACACAAACAGATTTAAAAATTAGTGAATTTACAAAAGCATTTACAACTTGCTTCTTTGCTTTTGGAGGAATTGAAACTTTTATAACAACAGGTAAAAATATTAAAAACAGAAGCAAAAACATGCCTATTGCAATAATAATAATAATGATTGCAACAACAAGCTTCTACATTGTTTTTTCACTAATAACAATGTTTGCTATTGGGGGAAAAGGATTTAGTTCAAATCCAAATACACAATTCTTTGGAGATAATAACTTCTTAAAAGTATTTGGACCAACTTTAATTATTATTTGTACAATGTTAATGAGATTTAATTCATCATTGCAAATTACAATGTTTGGTGGTTCAACTCTTGAACCATTATCAAGTCAAGGATATATTTCACCAGTATTTAAAAAAGAAAATAAAGAAAATGTTCCAGTAGCTGGAGTATTTTCAACAATTATATTATTTGTAATATGTGCAACAATGTTCCTATTTATTCCAGATATTATTGAAGGAGTTACAAAATCTCCTTCTCCATTAAACTATGCAACAATTGCTAGTTGTGCATCAATATTGTTGATCGCAATTTATGGAACAATTATTCCAACAGCTATTGTTCAAGGAATAAGAAAAAATGTTAAAGTACAAATTTGAGAATATATTGCTTGAAGTATAACTGTCCTATTCTTATTATTTATATTAGGAAGTTATTTATGAACTTCATTATTAAATCCATTTACTAATCCTAAAGGTGATAAAATAGGTTCTCCTGAAAATGTACAAGCTCTTGTAAGTAGTGTATTCCAATTAGTATATGTTTCAGGTGTAATTGTATGAGCAGTAATACAATACTTCTTGTACTACAAACCAAAAATGGCTAAGATGGATCCAAATTCTGAAAGAGCCAAAGAAATTGCTGAGTATGAAACATTATTCAGACTTCTAACTGCTGAAGAAATGCAAGCAATTGCTTTTAAAGAGGCTAAAGAAGATGAAGAATATAGACAATATAAAGCACAATTAAAAGAAGAAAAAATAAGAAATAAAGCAGTTTCAAAATAG
- a CDS encoding phosphoglycerate kinase: protein MKKTLNDIQVSGKTVLVRVDFNVPLKDGVITDDNRVRAALPTINHLAEKGAKVVLFSHLSRIKEEADKAKKSLAPVAKKLEELSGKSIKFVPQTRGEELETAIKNLNAGEILLFENTRFEDVQNGEVVKYESKNDSQLGKYWASLGDIFVNDAFGTAHRAHASNVGIASNIAESCLGFLVEKELEMLSKGIDKPEHPFVAIIGGAKVSDKIGVIDNLLEKADKIIIGGGMAYTFFKAQNHSIGKSLCEEDKVSLAKEYLEKANGKIILPIDSACNSDFKDTEPTITGVDLPDDLMGLDIGPKSIELFKTILKDAKTVAWNGPMGVFEFKHYNKGTLAVCEAIANLKDSFTLIGGGDSAAAAIQLGFKDKFTHISTGGGASLEYMEGKKLPGVEAIQNK, encoded by the coding sequence ATGAAAAAAACATTAAATGATATTCAAGTATCTGGAAAGACTGTTCTTGTTAGAGTTGATTTTAACGTCCCATTAAAAGATGGAGTTATTACAGATGATAATCGTGTTAGAGCAGCACTGCCAACTATTAATCACTTAGCTGAAAAAGGAGCAAAAGTTGTTTTATTTTCACATTTAAGCAGAATTAAAGAAGAAGCTGATAAAGCTAAAAAAAGTTTAGCACCAGTTGCTAAAAAATTGGAAGAGTTATCAGGAAAATCAATTAAATTTGTTCCTCAAACTAGAGGAGAAGAATTAGAAACAGCAATTAAAAACTTAAATGCAGGAGAAATTCTTTTATTTGAAAATACACGTTTTGAAGATGTTCAAAATGGTGAAGTTGTGAAATATGAATCAAAAAACGATTCACAATTAGGAAAATACTGAGCTAGTTTAGGAGATATATTTGTAAATGATGCATTTGGAACTGCTCATAGAGCTCATGCTTCAAATGTAGGAATTGCTTCAAATATAGCAGAAAGCTGCTTAGGATTTTTAGTTGAAAAAGAATTAGAAATGTTATCAAAAGGAATTGATAAACCAGAGCATCCATTTGTAGCAATTATTGGTGGGGCAAAAGTTTCTGATAAAATTGGAGTTATTGATAATTTATTAGAAAAAGCTGACAAAATTATAATTGGTGGGGGAATGGCATATACTTTCTTTAAAGCCCAAAATCACAGTATTGGTAAATCATTGTGTGAAGAAGATAAAGTTTCTTTAGCTAAAGAATATTTAGAAAAAGCTAATGGAAAAATTATTTTACCAATTGATTCAGCATGTAACAGTGATTTTAAAGACACTGAACCAACAATTACAGGAGTTGACTTACCAGATGACTTAATGGGATTAGATATCGGTCCTAAATCAATTGAATTATTTAAAACTATTTTAAAAGATGCAAAAACAGTAGCATGAAATGGACCAATGGGAGTATTTGAATTTAAACACTATAATAAAGGTACATTAGCTGTTTGTGAAGCTATTGCTAACCTAAAAGACTCATTTACTTTAATAGGTGGGGGAGATTCAGCTGCAGCTGCAATTCAATTAGGATTTAAAGACAAATTTACTCATATATCAACTGGTGGAGGAGCTTCATTAGAATATATGGAAGGTAAAAAATTACCAGGTGTTGAAGCAATTCAAAATAAATAA
- a CDS encoding type II toxin-antitoxin system antitoxin SocA domain-containing protein, translated as MFFYFKEDFINYMLNVIAKVKKQNCIKRVTQIQIQKIIYIVYSYFLLFREKIANVDFETWRWGPVIYELWKKHTIYSKSDIPIIYLEKADLEIEKDFPQENKIAYEIVKFLLNLKSWDIVTICHEQTPWKKLYKPSRNNLIKDQDIIHFHNENTNNFFHYIDFIVKNVLK; from the coding sequence ATGTTTTTTTATTTTAAAGAAGATTTTATTAATTATATGTTAAATGTTATTGCTAAAGTTAAAAAGCAAAATTGTATTAAGAGAGTAACTCAAATTCAGATTCAAAAAATAATTTATATTGTTTATTCTTATTTTTTATTATTTAGAGAAAAAATAGCAAATGTAGATTTTGAAACATGAAGGTGAGGTCCTGTTATTTATGAACTGTGAAAGAAACATACAATCTATTCAAAATCAGATATACCTATAATTTATTTAGAAAAAGCTGATTTAGAAATAGAAAAAGACTTTCCTCAAGAAAATAAAATAGCTTATGAAATAGTTAAATTTCTATTAAATTTAAAGTCATGAGATATTGTAACAATTTGTCATGAACAAACTCCATGAAAAAAGTTGTATAAACCTAGTAGAAATAATTTAATAAAAGATCAAGACATTATTCATTTTCATAATGAAAATACTAATAATTTTTTTCATTATATAGATTTTATAGTAAAAAATGTTTTAAAATAA
- the gap gene encoding type I glyceraldehyde-3-phosphate dehydrogenase yields MKKIAINGFGRIGRLAFRQLFLSKDIEVVAINDLTNSKTLAYLLEFDSAHGKFMSGKIESKEGAIIVDGKEIKILAERDAKNLPWKEMGIDLVVECTGFYVSKEKSQAHLDAGAKKVIISAPATGDLKTVVYGVNHKTITKEDAIVSAASCTTNCLSPVAKILDEKFGIVKGLMNTIHAVTNDQNLLDLPHSDLRRGRAAAWNIVPSKTGAAAAVGKVLPNLNGKLDGLALRVPTITGSIVDLTAELAKKTSVEEINNAVKEAVSSDAELNAALEYCTKEIVSQDVIGSTYGSIFDATLTKVMEVEGKQLVKVFAWYDNENSFTSQFIRTIKYMLSL; encoded by the coding sequence ATGAAAAAAATAGCAATTAACGGTTTTGGAAGAATTGGACGTCTAGCTTTTAGACAATTATTCTTATCAAAAGATATTGAAGTTGTAGCAATCAATGATTTAACAAATTCAAAAACATTAGCATACTTATTAGAGTTTGACTCAGCTCATGGAAAATTTATGAGTGGAAAAATTGAATCAAAAGAGGGAGCTATTATAGTAGATGGTAAAGAAATTAAAATTTTAGCAGAAAGAGATGCTAAAAACTTACCATGAAAAGAAATGGGAATTGACTTAGTAGTAGAATGTACTGGATTCTATGTTTCTAAAGAAAAATCTCAAGCTCATTTAGATGCAGGAGCTAAAAAAGTAATTATTTCAGCACCAGCAACAGGAGATTTAAAAACAGTCGTTTATGGTGTAAACCACAAAACAATAACAAAAGAGGATGCAATTGTTTCTGCAGCTTCATGTACAACAAACTGTTTATCACCAGTAGCAAAAATTTTAGATGAAAAATTTGGAATCGTTAAAGGATTGATGAATACAATTCATGCAGTTACAAACGATCAAAACTTATTAGACTTACCACACTCAGACTTACGTCGTGGTCGTGCAGCTGCATGAAACATAGTTCCATCAAAAACAGGAGCAGCAGCAGCAGTTGGTAAAGTATTACCAAACTTAAATGGAAAATTAGATGGATTAGCACTACGTGTTCCAACAATTACAGGATCAATAGTTGATTTAACTGCTGAATTGGCAAAAAAAACATCAGTTGAAGAAATTAATAATGCAGTTAAAGAAGCAGTTTCAAGTGACGCTGAATTAAATGCAGCATTAGAATATTGTACAAAAGAAATCGTTTCACAAGATGTAATTGGATCAACATATGGTTCAATCTTTGATGCAACATTAACAAAAGTTATGGAAGTTGAAGGAAAACAATTAGTTAAAGTATTTGCATGATACGATAATGAAAACTCATTTACTTCACAATTTATCCGTACAATTAAATACATGTTGAGTTTATAA
- a CDS encoding ATP-binding protein, with the protein MLKFTLNDIKNHKDLKELIKKYNIDDQILQNNILVINRFLNDYVYCEKEEEIKYCKQSIPGVQQKLVYKNNLFYIASKNCKHWTFQNKDYKILRNIIYADYDLKENTQTMGEYIESLDLNKLNQESKTLFTKIRENMVNNSFKGLYLYGAPGIGKTFLMKRLANTYARKDKKVIFVTVNKLVKIVKDTFNQLEKTELSKFYDDCLKVDILILDDIGAEIVSDWSRDELLFGILNHRLENKCITYFTSNFSIADLQKYYLNKKVIGPEQKKFELQKTLRFTERIKGLTNEFEMTGENKRY; encoded by the coding sequence ATGTTAAAATTTACTTTAAATGATATAAAAAATCATAAAGATTTAAAAGAGCTAATTAAAAAATATAATATAGACGATCAGATTTTACAAAATAATATATTAGTGATAAATAGATTTTTAAATGATTATGTTTATTGTGAAAAAGAAGAAGAAATAAAATATTGTAAACAATCAATTCCTGGTGTTCAACAAAAACTAGTATATAAAAATAACTTATTTTATATAGCAAGTAAAAATTGCAAACACTGAACTTTTCAAAATAAAGATTACAAAATTTTAAGAAATATAATATATGCAGATTATGATTTAAAAGAAAATACTCAGACAATGGGAGAATATATTGAATCTTTAGATTTAAATAAGTTAAATCAAGAATCTAAAACTCTTTTTACAAAGATAAGAGAAAATATGGTAAATAATTCATTTAAGGGTCTTTATTTATATGGAGCTCCAGGTATTGGTAAAACTTTTTTAATGAAACGATTGGCCAATACTTATGCAAGAAAAGATAAAAAAGTTATTTTTGTAACTGTCAATAAGCTTGTAAAAATAGTTAAAGATACTTTTAATCAATTAGAAAAAACAGAACTGTCAAAATTTTATGATGATTGTCTTAAAGTAGATATTTTAATACTTGATGATATTGGTGCAGAAATTGTAAGTGATTGAAGTAGAGATGAATTATTATTTGGTATTTTGAATCATAGATTAGAAAATAAATGTATTACTTATTTTACTTCAAACTTTTCTATAGCAGATCTACAAAAATATTATTTAAATAAAAAAGTAATTGGACCAGAACAAAAAAAATTTGAATTACAAAAAACTCTTAGATTCACAGAAAGAATCAAAGGATTAACTAATGAATTTGAAATGACAGGTGAAAATAAGCGATATTAG